The Diceros bicornis minor isolate mBicDic1 chromosome 18, mDicBic1.mat.cur, whole genome shotgun sequence sequence AGTGACCTTAAGGTTCTCTGTGTCTGAGTGACCCCTGAGGATTACTGGATAATACAGcaagtgggggaggggggaaagCAGGAGAAATAGTAGTATGAACTCATTCAGAACTGAAAACTTGACAAAGTTTAAAAATCAACAAAGTTGACACACATGTTACTGGACCCAAAATGGAACTCTAGTTTCCAGGAGTATTTGTTGTCAGAGGGTCATAAATTAGGAGACTTCATCACAAATCACAACTCTACTACGCATGCAAATATCCCCAGAAAAGGGGGTGAAATGCCCCGAGATGGATTAACTAAAAAAACAGCAGTGAAATAAATCTCCACTGTGAAAGTCAACAAAATACCAAAGGATCGGTATCTTTACTCTTTCCTTATTAAAAAGTTTCTTCCCTAAGAACAAAGGTTTAtaagagaaataaacagcaaaatgTGATTCACTTGATTGATATTTACCAGAATGTCTCCCTTTCCATAAACTGAGTgcttggttaaaaaaagaaagttggtCTAGGTTGGGGAAAGAATGTGGAATCAATATTTCTATTAGTTCCCGTCAGCCCTGTGCTTGATGTTTTACACAGTTTTTCACTTAATTCTCATTCTAACCAACAAATATTTTCCCCACTTCGGTATTTAATACATCCTGGGTCTGTGCATCCTTGATTATATCATTTACCCTCTTAAACCTCATTTGTAAACTGaggttgttgtggggattaaatgggTTAAAATATATAAACCACATAGAATAGTGCTTGGTGTTTATCAGAAACACCCATAAATCTAAGATATTATTGTGGCTCTTATTAATGCTTCTCAAAGGATTGTCAAAGTtgcttatccaaggtcacacagcagaaagACCACGTGGGGTTTGAGCCCAAAGCCTCTCGCTCCAAAATCCGTGTTCTTGATGCTGCGCGGCCACACTACACTGGCAGCCCAGAGCCGGGGTGCTGGGTTCCTGTTTTGCCCTTGATTGCTTCAGCAGCCAGACAGGCCACAAGCCTGCTGTGACATGCTTATCCTCTGTGAATGGAAGCGGTTGTGTCCAACAGTCTCCACGTCCCTTCCAGTTCCAACAAGGGGATTTTAGAATAACCCCATGAGCTTTCAGTCATCCTTTCTCTGACTTGTTGAGCTTGAGAAAATGTAAACCTGATATTCACACTCCTttccaggctctggagtcagtccCAATGACGGGCAGTGCTGACTGGCTCATTGGAGGCAGTGCAGGGATGGTGAGTTCTGGAATGGGAATGGGAGGGTGGAAGAACCAGAACCAGGGATGCAGCAGTCATTCTGGGAAAGGCGAAGGGACTGCACTGGAAAAAGGTAATCTAGGGTaatattattactgttgttattattattccctgAAGAAGACTGGGTCACGGATAAtacaaatttcttttcttatccCGTGCAATAAGGGCTTAGGGAAGGACTTAAGGTTAGACAAGAGGAAAGACCATTAATATACAATgtataacatataatatataaaattttatatgacaTATACTACACATGAAAGTTGTTAAGTCAAGAGAGTcttaagagaaaataaagcatCTACACATCATACTCCTAACACCTGGAAGAGAAGAATAACCCAGCCCAGAGGCTTCCACAGGCCTCATCAAGGCAGGAAGGTCAATCTCTGGAGTCCTGCTTCTCTGATCCCTGGGCTCCTGCCACCCTCCTGTGACGGGGGAGTGCCATGTGTACCTGGCTGGCATAGAAATGCCCAATGATCTTGACGATGACCTGGTCGTTCTCATCAGGGGTCTGGTCTCTTGGCACCACCACCTCAGCTGCTGTCAAATTCTGCAACTCATTCACCTGGGGGCAGGATGCGCAGAGAGGAGCTCAGGGTGCCATCCAGAAAGCATGAGTGGGATTGCAGGGAGAGGCAAGAGGCAGGCAACTAGCAGGTAGAAAGTGGAGGAGTCAGGAGCTGAGCTTGGGGAGCAGAATCAATAAATGGGCAAATCACGAGTCCTAAGGTTGAGCAGGGCAGGGGAGCAGAAGGCCAGGGTAGAGCTGTTGGGTTTGGGGACTAAGGTCCAGAACTTTCAACCTGGCCCTCACGGCTCACCGTTTTGCCACCTTTGCCAATGACCCGGCCGGCTGCTGATGCTGGCACACGGATGTGGGTCTCCAGCTTTACCTCCTCCTTGGGACCAAAGAAGTTCTCCTCCTTGAGTTTTCCGTAAATTCTTCCCTgagcctgagaagaggaagtcaaTGTTAATTAGGGGGGCCACACATATATGTGACAAAAGGGAAGTGTGGTAAACACGAAGAGTAGCCCCCAGGCTCTACCCAAGCCTCTTCTGGCCCACATGCCCACCACCTAGGGGTGGGTCAACCATCTAGGCCAGGTGACAGGGAAAGGCCAACAGCACTGACCCATCCATGTCCCTTCTCTTATTCGTAATGTTGCAGAACCTGAGTAGAGTAAGTGAATAGACACTTTCCACAGGAACAGAATTCACAAGCTACAGACCAGACCTGTGGGGTCTGGGATGACTGCATGTATTTGGACAAGGCAATGGCTAGCAACTCAAGGCCTTGCCCGAGTGGTGACTGATCAGTCACTCAGAGGGCAGGCTGTCGGACACTCTCCAGAGCCTAGAGCTGTCCCTGTTCTCCACGCCTGTCACGCGAAGTTAACCATTAGCTCTTTGGCTGTCTGACCAGAAGTTCAAGAACACAGGGATGTAGTAGGgacataaaagaaagaagagaatttgGCATCGAAGGCCTTCCTTAGTAACTAAGGCAGAGTGCAGGGCAGAAACCCCAGACCTCCTTCTTTCCCATATTCCTGTTGACTTCAGGaagtaaggaaggaaggagaagtcaACAGAAATGAAGCTCGATGCGAGTCTAAAAGCAGCCATGCAGCGCTATAACCTGCAGGGAAGCTTACAAACGTGGCAGGGATTTGTACTCCCACCCGAACTCGATTCCCCGTGTCCAGCttggaaaaacaataaagatgAGAACCTTGAATTGGGCTTCTGGGGGTCCAGTGATGATGACCATACGAACTTTGGAGTCGGGAGTTTCGGGAGGAGCAATCTACAAAGCAAATAGCTGGTCAAAGAGGTGCCCGCTATCTCTACCTCCTCCAGttccctcccaccaccccacTTCTACTACCCACTTCTAAGGACTAGGGGAGGGGAAGAACAAAGATCCCGAACCCCAATGTCACCGCCCCTGCACCAAAACTGTTTTGAGGGCATGGGTGGATGTGTTTCAGTGACATTTTCTAAGAAGGGCTCCCCATCCCACCTCTCCCCAGTCCCAGTCTTGGGGGAGGTTTCAGTGTAGAGAGGGGCACAGACAAGACAGATGACAATGCGGGAATGCCGGGAGGGCAGCAACCGCAGCCACTGAAACAAATGTTGATTTAAACTTGTGTTATGATGACCACCGTCCTGATGAGGAGACTGGGGCTCAGGTCACACAGTTTAGGGGCTGGGATGTGAAACAAAGTCAGTCCGTGCCAGAACCTAAGCTCCTTCTAGGCTACAATCCCGCCTCCTCCCTGGCCTGAAAATCCAGAAGCATGGAAGGCATTCCGGGGAGGACCAAGTAAGGTCAAAACTAAGGGGACTGCGATTCCACAGGGAAAAGGCCCCAACACCACCCAGATGGAGCGTCTGGGAACAAAGGTAGCAGGTGATGGGAGCAGAGCACTCCTCCACCCCGGGACCTGGAAGGAGACAGTGCAGATCACCTTGATGGAGGCGCTGGCGAAACGGGAGAGCTGTTTGATGTGCTGCCCCTTCTTGCCAATGATGGCGCCCACCGCCTGGGCAGGAATAAAGACCTGCACCATCTCCTGCTCCGGAGCCTGCTGTCAAGACAGGGCGCGTTATTAGCATGGGCCAAGGGGCCCAGCCCGGAAGCCCCTCCACGCCCCTGCCATGCATCCTCAAGAAGGAAGCGGTGCAGACACCCAGGAGCCAACCTGGGCTACACACTCTTTGGCTGTCCCTATGCCCAGCAGGGATAAAGGGAAGAAGCCGGACAAGAtgaagaagaggagggaagaggaagagtgCTGCCAGTATTCCCGGCAGCATGCGAGGCTGCCCTCCATGGGGTTAACCTTGTGAAGTGTTACCAGCGGCTGGGAGCAATGCAGAGCAGCATCCCCAgacctcccttccctctccctgcaAATTCCCAAGCATCGGGCTCCCACCAGGAGCAGGACCCTCTAAGGAAGGCCATAGATGTAACAAGAGCTTGCACCTACCATGAAGGAGCTGTAGGGAGCAGCTCCGGTGACGCTGCTGGGAGGTGGCGGGACTGCACTAGATGAGGCTGGGAAGAGACCTACCGCAGCCAAGTTCAGGCCGGGGATGAGATGAGACTGCagctggagaaggaaggagaggaggaggaggaggtcagCTCATTCTGAGGGGGCCTGCCAGTCCCTTGTGTGTGGCGCTGGCTAAACCAAGAGGGCAAAGACCCCCAGAGAGTGGGCCAAAAACAGGAGAATGACATGCTTTTACACAAACACCTGCCTGAGCTTTTGGttttcacacacactcacatacacactcaGGGTGTGGAGTTGTGAGCGATGTGCTGCTCTTACTGGACTAAGAACCAGCAACTCCAACCAGAAGAGCCCTCCAGTCTTGTACCCTCAGAAGTCCCTCCTCTCTGAAGAGACAGACGACGGACTCAGCCACACACTGTAATGTGCCTATGTGAAGAGTGGCAGGGACAGAGCTCCGTTTGACTTTTAGGACTCTCCTTTGTGGTCATGTACCCTACATCTTCACTCCCCTTTGAAAACCAGGTGAAAATTATGGACCTTCTCCCCACTAAAGCCATCAACACCAGTTTTACACATAATTATAGGAGGATCGCAGACCTTGAAGCCCAAGGTTAGAACCCCACTCCTAGCCCAGGAATCAGATGAGCCCTATCAACTAAATTTAAAAGCCTTTTTCTCATGAATCGAGGTCCAAAAACCAAAGTAAATGCTCCAAGGCCACACGGCAAGGCATGCCCACCTCAGCGGGAAGACCCACTCCTGCCGCGGCTCAGCTCAGaagagggtggggagaggtgCCCAGCACTCACACTCATGGCAGCCACGTCATTCTCATAGGCCTCCCGAACTTTCTTCATGATCTCCTGCTCGGCCCTGCAGCAGTTCTCGATGGCCCCCTTCACAGTGATGGTCCTCTCGGGGTTATAGAGGGTGAGGTCCTGCAGCCTGGCAGGAGAGCAGAGCAGCGTCACTCTCCCACAGATAAAACAGAGCCAGGCCAGGCCGGAGATGAGTCACAGCTCCACCATTTCTGCAGGCTGTTTAACTTATGGCCAAAACTCTGTGCATCTGGGCTTTGCTTTGTAACCAGGGTAGAGAGTGAGGTGCAGGGAGATGAGAACACCCAACTGAAACCCCTCGATTTGCGAGGAATCCAATCACAGACAGGTTTTCATCACTGGTAAAGCAAGAAAGATGCTCATGCCTGGAAGTTTCCCCAGTGTTTCAAGGCAATCCATTTCCTGTGCCTTTCTGGAACAGAGCCCACCAGCAAGTCTCTGATGAAATGAAGAAGCATGGTGCTCCCAGAGGAGCTAATCCACCCTCTTTAACTTCACTTCCTCCTAAAGAGGCAGGCCTCCACACAGACAGAGCATATGCCAAAAGGACCTAGGTCCGCCCACCCCTGAAGCCCTGGCCCCTAGCTGCAGGCTCCCTCCTCGAGATGCAGAGCACCTGAGGTATGATGTGCAGGGCAGAGGACTGAGGAGGCAGCACCCTAACCACAGCCCTCCAGCCCACATGGCAGTGGTGATGAGAGCTCCAACCCTTATAGAAACAAATGCCCTTTACCACTTCTTTAGTCTTCTCCAATAGGCAGAAACTGCATCCAACTTACGGCGCAAGTATTAAGGCTCCATAATGAAATACTGCCAACCCTGGGCTCCCAGGCATCTCATTCATAAAGAGAGAAACGGAAAAGAGCCTTACGAGGAGATGGTGATTTTCGTCTCCGTGTCCTGCTCCACCTTCTTCAGGTTGCGCCCTTCCTTGCCAATGAGCCGCCCCACGAAGTTATTATGGGCCAGGATCTTCAGGGGAACCTCGTCAGCCCTTCGGAAGACAGGGGAGGAAGTGAGGGACAAGATGTCCTTAAGTAGCGGGCCACGCTGAGACTCAGCTGTCACGCCACCCCAGATGTGGGGCTTCCAGGACAAACCACAGGACAAAATTGCATTTGAAAAGGTTACAAAAATCAGCAGACCGATCGTTGCCTAAGGATAGAGAAATGGGGAAGTAGGGACAGGTTGCCAAGGGGCACAAGTGCAAtgagggtgatggatatgttcgtTATCTTCAGTGTGGTGACGGTTCCACAGGTATGTGCATGTTAAAACTCACCTAACTGTATTCTTTAAAATAGCCATACTACAGAATTCTATGCAGATATAAAAAGAAAGAGgtgggggccggctccgtggcttggcggttaagtgcgcgtgctctgatgctggcggcccgggttcggatcccgggcgcgccccgaggcaccacttctccgtccaacccgaggccgagtcccacatacagcaactagaaggatgtgaacctatgacatgcaactatctactggggctttggggggaaaaaatgaataaataaaatctttaaaaaaaaaaaaaaagaaacaggtgggTCAATATGTACTGAGGcatgaaagtgaaaaaagcaaaccaCAGAACAGTATGTTCATTATGATCCTATTTATGCTaaaacacacatgtgcacatatatacatgtgtacacgtgcacacacacccctacactTTTGAGTGCACAGAATTTCTAGGAGGATATACGAGGTGTTATTTGCGGGAAGGAGGATTTCATTTCTCAGTTTATATTCTTCTGTACAATTTCTAGCTGTATCGCCCACATCACTGTATTCTTACTAATAAAGTGTGTATTGGAGTGGGTGAGGTGGTAGTCCCCACATTGCAAGAACAGTTGAAGCCTTACGTTTTGGTGTCCTTTGCCTCCTTATGCATAATCTCCAAGATCATCTTACAGGCGGAGGAGCAGCCCTCGGGAGTCGAGTGAACGCTGATGGCCTTCTCCGCAGCACCTGCATTCTCCTTCCTGTGCACGTCTATCCTGAGGACCACAAGGACACGACAGTTAGTTGTCCCCCGGGTCTTCTTCGGTCTCCCCCGCCTCTCCTCAACCAAAGGCATAGGGCCTGCTCTTCTTGGAACAAGATGATCAAGTGCAGAACTaggaagggcagagagaaagGGCCATGGACACATGACCAGCCTGGTGCTCTGGATCCTGCCTCTGTCAGGAGGTGGCGGGTGGAGTGACGGCGTCTATCACAGGAATACAGCAGTGGGGATCAACAGCCCAGAACTCTTAAGCTGCATTTCCCCTTGAATTCTGGGTTTCCGCCTTAAAACAACCGTAAAGGGAAGGCATGTTCTCCCAAATTAAAAGTAAGTTATATAGGATTTATTATGACTAAGGACATAATGTGAGCTGTTCTTTTGCACAGAGTACACTGATCAGCTGTAAGGATTAGAGAAGAGGCGCGGTTGTGGTGGAATGGGAGATGGGGCGGAACTGTGACCTACTACTGAGGGCCCTGACCTTGGCCTGGCTggccagccctgatgacaccAATAAGCAGTGCTGAAATCGCAGAGAACTGAGGAGTGGCTGACTCACCAAGAGTAGGTTTGCTTGATGAGACTTTCTATGAGAAATTACAGAGCCCTTCTTACTAACAACAGCCCAGGAACTGCCACCAAATGGCACCAGGCCCATTCCACCTTCCCACCTGCCTGCCCCGACCTACGAGGCTGGGATTGGAAGCAGTGACCCCTGAacgaaaagagaaaggaacacatCCTAGCCAACATTTCCTAAGAGGTAAATGTTGATGCCCCCCAGTGTGCTTCCAGGAAGCACCCAACCTCCCCAGAGACCAACCACCGTTTCCTAGCACCCGCCTCCATTCCCCAACAGCCAAGACTCACTTGGACTGGGTCTGTTTTGTGATATTGCGGATGGTGGCGCCCTCCTTGCCAATGATGGCACCCACATACTGGGTGGGCACCAGGAGCCGCAAGGGTATGTCCACTTGCTGCTGCTTGGCTGGGGCTCCCGCTGCCACAGGAGAGCCCTGGCGGGGCTGACCTCGAGAGCCAAAGCCTCCTCGGCGCCCATTCTCAGGACCCTGTGCTATCTGCTCATCAGGAATGTAGGAGACCTTCAAGGCGTGGTTCTCTAGCTGGTGGCCGTTCAGCTTCATGATGGCTCTGGGGACAGAGGGAGAATCTACTGGTTACTCCAATCCATGTCAATCACAACAAATGCCCTCCAGGTGTAAAGCACTCTACTGGGTCACAGCATGGAACAACTAAAGAAAGGGAGATGACCACCTGCCCCCGACTCCCACCTCCACCTTAGAGAACCTCCCAGTTTAAATGGCATAAAGACACCAAAGGGAAACATAACTAAGTTATTTCTATTGAGTTTTGGGATCAGCTTATTAATTTTAGGCAacacttgggccagccccgtggcttagcggctaaatgcgcgcactccgctgctggcggcccgggttcagatcccaggcgcgcactgaagcaccgcttctctggccatgctgaggccgcgtcccacatccagcaactagaaggatgtgcaactatgacatacaactatctactggggctttgtgggggcggggggggggcgcgagcaggaagattggcaatagatgttagctcagagacgttagctcagagccggtcttcctcagcaaaaagaggaggattggcatggttgttagttcagggctgatcctcctcacaaaaaaaaaaaaaattttaggcaAAACTACCTATCATATAGGAGTCATATGAGAATCACATGAGAATCACATGTGACTCATGATCaatgaataaatgtaataaataaaaacatgataAATCAAGAGATTTGTCTTTACTTGTTCAGTCTGGGACCTTTCATGTTTAAGGAAACTCCgtggaaaagaaggaagagttgGAGGCAGAACGGCTTGCTTGCCACTTGGAAGCAGGAGTTTAAGTATATCTGGGATGTCTGCAAAACGAGGCTGAATAACACTGAAGGAAGGGGGCAAGCCCCACACATTCCCAAAGCTGACGCTGGTTAGAAATGTTAACAAGGCAACAACAGGTAGTGGGGAGTGAGCAAGTGTTGACACAATCTTTAAAGCCAGGCTCAAGACCATGGATTGGCCACATGGGGCAGTAGGAGCCTCCAGAAAATTCTGAGCCCAGGAGCCATCTAAAAGAAAATGGTATTTGAGGAAGTGATGGGATTTTACAACGTACCACTAAGCTAGAGGAAACAGAGGGCTAGAGGCAGCACACTGAAGAAGCAAGAAGACCATCAAAAGCAAAACGTGGCAAAAGGCCTTTAACAGGGTCAGATACAGATGTAACTGAGTAAATGCACAAAGTGTATGGTTTGTCAGTACTGGTGGGTGAAAAGTGTAATTGCTCAACCAAGGGGCGAAGGAGCTAGAAACTGGGTGTGATGGGACTGAAAGGACCCATCAAGTGTACACTGGGCTCATGGCGATCGCTGCAATAAAATGTCTGCCCGGCCACATCATAACATCAGCgaatcctttttttaaatcttgcagTTCCTCCTCACTATCACTAGATGGCGCCATCAACACAGCAACGGACCCCACAGCTCTCATGCAACTAGAAACCTATGAGGAGGTGACCTTTCCTCCTCAGAGGATTACCCACCTTCCCTGGGAGGTCTCTGGGTCCCTCACTTCAATGTACTTGCAATCAATCCTGGTGAGTTTATGAACCTTTGAGATCCCTGAACCAAAGGACAACAGTCTGGGGTTGGCTACAACAATATCAGAACCCAGGCGGGGACTCTTGTCTGCCTGGAACCCAAACCTGTCAGGAATCAGGGGGGCCCAGCTCCCAACATGCCACAAAGACCCTCCCAGCCCCACTTTCCAGCCCACTCACTGCCTGGTCTGTTCCCGGTTGGAATAGGTGACATTCACCACTGCCGTCTCACTCTCGGTGTTCACTGGGGGAGCAAAACAGAGGCCGCGGTTAGAGCAGTGAAATCTGGAGACGCCACCAATGAATCTGAGTGTTAAAGCTCATCCTTGCATGTTGTGAGGTCAAGGAGGCATCTAGCTGACTGACTCCTTGTAGCTTATGATATACTTGAATGACAAGGCAGAGCACTACCCCCCCTTCAGGACCCTTTCACCAGAACTCCTAGAAAATTCTAATTAACCTTCCTGCATTTTCCTTTCTATGTCTTCCTTTGATTTCCCTACCCAGCCCCCAAGAGAGCTGGGTATACAAAAGGATGTAGTCAACATACCAGCAGTTAGGCAGCAGGGCGAACACCCAGCGAGCACGCATGCGCCCACACACACAACAGCCCGAGAGATAAAATTTACCCTTGGAAAGTTAAACTAGTTAAAAATCAACACACACTGAGTGAGATTAGCAATCTATAGAAGTAAACATCCCAAGAAATGGTCTGTAAGGATATGGCTGAAGAGACTTGGGGAACACCCAGATCCATTTTAGAGGCCTAAGTATCCTGAAGGATACATTAACCAAACGCACGTGTATTATGACCGAGCTAAATGGGTTCACAGGAGTGGCTGCTGTGGAGTCTAGGGAGGGAAACAAAGAATATGTCTGCGTGTTTTCCAGGGGAAGGATTTCCTGACTGAGTATTCCAAACGTCTTGGCAGTGGAAATGCACACATTCAGGCCATCGTAAATTCATGACACCAGCCATTAATCCCATCAAGGTTATAACCCTGAGCAGCTTTCGGATTTTCATTTGATTACCATAGACTCTTTCCTACAGGGAGGAGATTGGGTTGAACATTAGAATTCCAGGCAATCTGGGCACATCATTGTTTTTTGATTTTGGGTCCTCTGGGCCTGCTCAACCCTGGagtggagaaaaaaatcaagcctCTGCCCCCACAACACTGAGGATAAGGTACTTGACCACAAAACCTCAACACAGACACTCTTAACTCTTCTGGCTTTCAGTACAGCTCTCACCTCAGTGGTGAGGAAGAGTCTGCAAGAATAATCTTCCAGTTAAATGGAAATACAGTAGTGAATGAAACCAACAAAACCTCTGCCTCcatggagcttgcattctagAAGGGGAGGACGACAAGTAAAATAAGCAAATTCTATAGAATATCAGAAGGTGATGCGCGCTATGGAGAAACACAAATCAGGGAGGGGGAGGTGGTGGTAAGGCGTGCAGTTTTAAATAGAGTGGACAGAAAGGACCTCACTTAGAAAGTGACATATGAGCGGACTTGAAGACCTTCTCTATTGTCCAACAAAATCAAACGTTTCCCATTCTGTTCCCTCCAGGTACCACGTATTCCCCTCCAGACGTTGGGTGTAATAGCTCCCTAGTGAGACCTGGATTTAAACTAGTATTGACTCCTGCTGGACCCCGCAGTGAGGTTTGGCATGTGTTCGCAAGCCACTGCTCACTCTTGCTCTGTTTGTCCAGGAGTAACTTAGTCGTTAGTCTAAGCTGTGAGCAGTACTGGGAAATGGTTATCAGTGCGTCCAGTTGTGTCCTGGCATTTATGATAAAAGGGAAGCCACAGGGTTAAGAGCAGGAGAGACTCTGTTTGATTCAGCACTTTCTTTTGTGCAGGCAAACATTTTAGCCATTTATGATTTTTAGCTTGCTCCTTTCCACAAAGAATTTGGAGATGAATATTTAATTCTGACTAGGTGATTAGCTAGGTTTCTTGAAGATCTACAAACTCTATCTGTATCTTGTCTACCTGATGACCAAGCTCTACCTTATGGACAATCAAAATCAtgccatattttattttagctCATTTCctctgaaaataatttataatcttAAGCAATAGAGAAACCTCAAAAATCACAGCAAAGTTTTTATGATCtagaattctttttattatttctccttctGGGGGCCCACTCATGAGAGATTTTGCCTGTCCATCAATATGTACTAAGTagctcctctccttttttttttttaatttatcaaagaCATGTAGCAGACAATCAGAGCTTCTTACAAAAAAGAGACAGCCAGTTGAGTATTCCAGCCAAAAATGATGACTCATGAAGCTTTTAAAGTAAAAGGGGTGCAGACTTAGGCTGAATGCATAGTTTCCATTCCTAAGCTATTTCTAAAATCTGGGACCTCTATTTCTACCTCAGTTGACCCCTAGGAGCCTGGGGACCTCATGTTGGGAATGAGCGACTTTGTTCAAGTCTCTCATTGAACAGAGGAGAAGCCTGTCCCAGAGATATGCAGCAGAGCCAAAGCTGGGACCACATGTCCAGGTCCCCCGTCCAGTGTATCTCCCTCCATACTacattctgtctgtctgtcctcttTTGGTATAGGAGGTAAACTTGGTAATGAAAAACGAAGCAGAGCAGACCCCCCAAACTCCTCCAACACCcacc is a genomic window containing:
- the IGF2BP1 gene encoding insulin-like growth factor 2 mRNA-binding protein 1 isoform X1; translated protein: MNKLYIGNLNESVTPADLEKVFAEHKISYSGQFLVKSGYAFVDCPDEHWAMKAIETFSGKVELQGKRLEIEHSVPKKQRSRKIQIRNIPPQLRWEVLDSLLAQYGTVENCEQVNTESETAVVNVTYSNREQTRQAIMKLNGHQLENHALKVSYIPDEQIAQGPENGRRGGFGSRGQPRQGSPVAAGAPAKQQQVDIPLRLLVPTQYVGAIIGKEGATIRNITKQTQSKIDVHRKENAGAAEKAISVHSTPEGCSSACKMILEIMHKEAKDTKTADEVPLKILAHNNFVGRLIGKEGRNLKKVEQDTETKITISSLQDLTLYNPERTITVKGAIENCCRAEQEIMKKVREAYENDVAAMSLQSHLIPGLNLAAVGLFPASSSAVPPPPSSVTGAAPYSSFMQAPEQEMVQVFIPAQAVGAIIGKKGQHIKQLSRFASASIKIAPPETPDSKVRMVIITGPPEAQFKAQGRIYGKLKEENFFGPKEEVKLETHIRVPASAAGRVIGKGGKTVNELQNLTAAEVVVPRDQTPDENDQVIVKIIGHFYASQMAQRKIRDILAQVKQLHQKGQSNQAQARRK
- the IGF2BP1 gene encoding insulin-like growth factor 2 mRNA-binding protein 1 isoform X3, which encodes MNKLYIGNLNESVTPADLEKVFAEHKISYSGQFLVKSGYAFVDCPDEHWAMKAIETFSGKVELQGKRLEIEHSVPKKQRAIMKLNGHQLENHALKVSYIPDEQIAQGPENGRRGGFGSRGQPRQGSPVAAGAPAKQQQVDIPLRLLVPTQYVGAIIGKEGATIRNITKQTQSKIDVHRKENAGAAEKAISVHSTPEGCSSACKMILEIMHKEAKDTKTADEVPLKILAHNNFVGRLIGKEGRNLKKVEQDTETKITISSLQDLTLYNPERTITVKGAIENCCRAEQEIMKKVREAYENDVAAMSLQSHLIPGLNLAAVGLFPASSSAVPPPPSSVTGAAPYSSFMQAPEQEMVQVFIPAQAVGAIIGKKGQHIKQLSRFASASIKIAPPETPDSKVRMVIITGPPEAQFKAQGRIYGKLKEENFFGPKEEVKLETHIRVPASAAGRVIGKGGKTVNELQNLTAAEVVVPRDQTPDENDQVIVKIIGHFYASQMAQRKIRDILAQVKQLHQKGQSNQAQARRK
- the IGF2BP1 gene encoding insulin-like growth factor 2 mRNA-binding protein 1 isoform X2, producing MNKLYIGNLNESVTPADLEKVFAEHKISYSGQFLVKSGYAFVDCPDEHWAMKAIETFSGKVELQGKRLEIEHSVPKKQRSRKIQIRNIPPQLRWEVLDSLLAQYGTVENCEQVNTESETAVVNVTYSNREQTRQAIMKLNGHQLENHALKVSYIPDEQIAQGPENGRRGGFGSRGQPRQGSPVAAGAPAKQQQVDIPLRLLVPTQYVGAIIGKEGATIRNITKQTQSKIDVHRKENAGAAEKAISVHSTPEGCSSACKMILEIMHKEAKDTKTADEVPLKILAHNNFVGRLIGKEGRNLKKVEQDTETKITISSLQDLTLYNPERTITVKGAIENCCRAEQEIMKKVREAYENDVAAMSLQSHLIPGLNLAAVGLFPASSSAVPPPPSSVTGAAPYSSFMAPEQEMVQVFIPAQAVGAIIGKKGQHIKQLSRFASASIKIAPPETPDSKVRMVIITGPPEAQFKAQGRIYGKLKEENFFGPKEEVKLETHIRVPASAAGRVIGKGGKTVNELQNLTAAEVVVPRDQTPDENDQVIVKIIGHFYASQMAQRKIRDILAQVKQLHQKGQSNQAQARRK